A section of the Triticum dicoccoides isolate Atlit2015 ecotype Zavitan chromosome 7A, WEW_v2.0, whole genome shotgun sequence genome encodes:
- the LOC119330985 gene encoding arabinogalactan protein 23-like, with amino-acid sequence MEMKKIACAVLIAASATVALAADGPALAPAGAPAAGASAATGAFPAVGAVLGASVLSFLSYYMQ; translated from the coding sequence ATGGAGATGAAGAAGATTGCCTGCGCCGTCCTCATCGCCGCATCGGCGACCGTTGCCCTCGCTGCCGATGGTCCGGCCCTTGCCCCGGCGGGAGCCCCGGCGGCGGGAGCCTCCGCAGCAACCGGCGCCTTCCCGGCCGTCGGCGCGGTGCTCGGCGCCTCCGTACTCTCCTTCTTGTCTTACTACATGCAGTAA